GGACCTGACCACCAACGAGGACGCGATCATCGCCGAACTCGCCGATGTGCAGGGCTCACCCGTTGACCTGGGCGGCTACTACCGCCCCGATGCAGCGAAGGTCGCAGCCATTATGCGCCCGTCGGCCCTGCTGAACAAGGCCATCGACACTCTCAGCTAGTCCCGCTTGTGGGCCCACGCCCTCAAGAAAAGCCGGTGTTTGCGCTTTCGGCTGGTGGTGTACCGCCAGCCTAAAGCGCCAACGCCGGCTTTTGCGTTAATGGACGACGGCGGGTCCCCGGCTTCCGGGGCGCCTCACCTTGGGAGGGCCCGCCCAAGGCGAGGCGAAGATCTTGCCGGGAACACGCCGTCGTACGCTTCGCAAAGCAAGATAAGCATCCGTTACCAGATCTTTACGCAATATCTGTGTTCTGGATCACATGTGGAGGAGTAGGGTCGGAATCATGTGAAGCCGAGGATCACGCGGAGCAACGGCGCCCCGCGGTCCTACGGTTACTGTGAAAGGTAGATCCATGAACCGCAAGAAAGTTATGACCACGCTGGCTGCGGCCGCGACTTTTGGGATGCTTTTGGGAGGTTGTGCGAATACGGCGGCCCCCGAGGGTGGGGGATCAACCACCGGTGGCGGGGAGTCTGCCATCAACATTCCGGCCCTGACTTCCATTGAGACTCCCAAGGATGCGGTTCTCCCCGCAGGGGATGGCAAGGCGGTCTGTCCGCCCACCACAACACTGGCGTACATCGGCGCGCAAACCGGTGCCAACGCCCAGCTCGGCATCAACATTTTCAACGGTGTGCAGCTGGCCATCAATGAACACAACGAGGCGAACCCCGAATGTCAGGTTGCGTTCAAGAAGTTCGACACGGAAGGCGACCCCAACAAGGCCACCGGTCCGGTCACCCAGGCCACCAAGGAAGAAGGCATCATCGGTGTTGTGGGCCTGCCGTTCTCCGGCGAATCCAAGGCCACGGGCAACATCTTTGAACAGGTCAAAATGGTGCACATCACCCCCGCAGCAACCAACCCGGGCCTGACCGAGAATGGCTGGAGCACGTTCTTCCGCGGTCTGGGCAATGACGCCGTCCAGGGACCGGCAGCCGCCAAGTTCATTACCGGGACGCTGAAGGCCAAGAAGGTCTACCTGGTCCAGGATGATTCCGAATACGGCATCGGCTTGGGCAAGACTACTTCGGACGGCCTTGGGGACGCCCTGGTGGGCACTGACAAGGTCACCCAGGGACAGAAGGACTTCTCGGCAACGATCTCCAAGATCATGAACTCCAAGGCCGAC
This genomic interval from Arthrobacter sp. PAMC 25486 contains the following:
- a CDS encoding branched-chain amino acid ABC transporter substrate-binding protein, with the translated sequence MNRKKVMTTLAAAATFGMLLGGCANTAAPEGGGSTTGGGESAINIPALTSIETPKDAVLPAGDGKAVCPPTTTLAYIGAQTGANAQLGINIFNGVQLAINEHNEANPECQVAFKKFDTEGDPNKATGPVTQATKEEGIIGVVGLPFSGESKATGNIFEQVKMVHITPAATNPGLTENGWSTFFRGLGNDAVQGPAAAKFITGTLKAKKVYLVQDDSEYGIGLGKTTSDGLGDALVGTDKVTQGQKDFSATISKIMNSKADAVFYSGYYAEGAPFNQQLVNKGYTGSFIGPDGLKDDQFIKQAGDASKNAFFTCPCIPGELIPTFAKDYKALTGIDPGTYSIEGYDATTVLLAGIGAGHQDRASLLEWVKTYDADGLSKHYKWDDKGELQAPTVYGYKVENGKIVPIGAIGE